A genomic region of Seriola aureovittata isolate HTS-2021-v1 ecotype China chromosome 21, ASM2101889v1, whole genome shotgun sequence contains the following coding sequences:
- the LOC130162973 gene encoding phytanoyl-CoA hydroxylase-interacting protein-like isoform X1, giving the protein MKTIRSFTAEHSAGFTDVSLSLHLMEPLHSSLNSPAVELKSLKLCDQGGAESADSGIGDADDLPVPQQIRISNITCDSFKISWDIDSRGQERITHYFIDLNKKENKKENKFKHKDVPTKLVAKAVPLPMTVRGHWFLSPRTEYTVAVQMAAKHPDGDYSVSQWSEVIEFCTADYSSVHLNQLLQKAEAIAGRMLPFTVFYRNQQREYFQQDSPSYPSRDAQCRLMLPAVKDNSGSHGSPISAKLEGIYFSCNTEFNTGQPPQDSPYGPYRFQIQADVLFNHNTNIYFGDFYCMYTSYHYIILVLAPDGSKGDVFCKGRLPVLDRSSNRLLTCTEGEDGSLSFHHAQDVILEVIYTEPVDLSLGTVSQISGHQLMSLSTVNAKKDPSCKICNISVGR; this is encoded by the exons ATGAAAACTATCCGGAGCTTCACAGCAGAACATTCAGCTGGTTTCACTGACGTCTCACTGTCACTTCATCTGATGGAGCCTCTCCACAGCAGCCTGAACAGTCCAGCTGTGGAGCTGAAGAGTCTGAAGCTGTGTGACCAgggag gtgcagagtctgcagacagCGGCATCGGGGATGCGGACGACCTGCCAGTTCCTCAGCAGATCCGGATCAGTAACATCACCTGCGATTCATTCAAAATCAGCTGGGACATTGACAGCAGAGGCCAAGAGAGGATCACTCACTACTTCATCGACCTCAAcaagaaagagaacaagaagGAGAACAAGTTCAAACACAAG gatGTGCCAACTAAGCTGGTGGCGAAGGCGGTTCCCTTGCCGATGACAGTGAGAGGTCATTGGTTCCTGAGTCCTCGTACAGAGTACACGGTGGCCGTCCAGATGGCTGCCAAACATCCGGACGGAGACTACAGCGTTTCTCAGTGGAGCGAGGTCATCGAGTTCTGCACTGCAG ATTACTCCTCCGTCCATCtgaaccagctgctgcagaaagcCGAGGCCATCGCCGGCAGGATGCTGCCGTTCACTGTCTTCTACAGAAACCAGCAGAGGGAGTACTTCCAACaagacag CCCCTCTTATCCTTCCAGAGACGCTCAATGCCGCCTAATGCTGCCGGCAGTTAAAGACAACAGCGGCAGCCATGGGTCACCCATCAGCGCCAAACTGGAGGGGATCTACTTCAGCTGCAACACAGAGTTCAACACAGGACAACCCCCCCAGGACTCCCCATATGGACCCTACCGCTTCCAG ATCCAAGCTGACGTCCTCTTTAACCACAACACCAACATCTACTTTGGGGATTTCTACTGCATGTACACGTCCTACCACTACATCATCCTGGTCCTGGCTCCTGACGGCTCCAAGGGAGACGTCTTCTGTAAAGGGAGGCTGCCGGTCCTGGACAGATCCAGCAACCGCCTCCTGACCTGCACCGAAGGGGAGGACGGCTCGCTGTCTTTTCATCACGCTCAGGACGTCATCCTGGAGGTGATATATACGGAGCCGGTGGATCTGTCTTTGGGAACCGTATCACAGATCAGTGGCCACCAGCTTATGAGTCTGTCCACCGTCAACGCCAAGAAAGACCCAAGCTGCAAGATCTGCAACATCAGTGTGGGACGTTAA
- the LOC130162973 gene encoding phytanoyl-CoA hydroxylase-interacting protein-like isoform X3 has product MMVNHLCWWLFFLHISGAESADSGIGDADDLPVPQQIRISNITCDSFKISWDIDSRGQERITHYFIDLNKKENKKENKFKHKDVPTKLVAKAVPLPMTVRGHWFLSPRTEYTVAVQMAAKHPDGDYSVSQWSEVIEFCTADYSSVHLNQLLQKAEAIAGRMLPFTVFYRNQQREYFQQDSPSYPSRDAQCRLMLPAVKDNSGSHGSPISAKLEGIYFSCNTEFNTGQPPQDSPYGPYRFQIQADVLFNHNTNIYFGDFYCMYTSYHYIILVLAPDGSKGDVFCKGRLPVLDRSSNRLLTCTEGEDGSLSFHHAQDVILEVIYTEPVDLSLGTVSQISGHQLMSLSTVNAKKDPSCKICNISVGR; this is encoded by the exons ATGATGGTAAATCACCTGTGCTGGTGGTTGTTCTTCCTGCATATCTCAG gtgcagagtctgcagacagCGGCATCGGGGATGCGGACGACCTGCCAGTTCCTCAGCAGATCCGGATCAGTAACATCACCTGCGATTCATTCAAAATCAGCTGGGACATTGACAGCAGAGGCCAAGAGAGGATCACTCACTACTTCATCGACCTCAAcaagaaagagaacaagaagGAGAACAAGTTCAAACACAAG gatGTGCCAACTAAGCTGGTGGCGAAGGCGGTTCCCTTGCCGATGACAGTGAGAGGTCATTGGTTCCTGAGTCCTCGTACAGAGTACACGGTGGCCGTCCAGATGGCTGCCAAACATCCGGACGGAGACTACAGCGTTTCTCAGTGGAGCGAGGTCATCGAGTTCTGCACTGCAG ATTACTCCTCCGTCCATCtgaaccagctgctgcagaaagcCGAGGCCATCGCCGGCAGGATGCTGCCGTTCACTGTCTTCTACAGAAACCAGCAGAGGGAGTACTTCCAACaagacag CCCCTCTTATCCTTCCAGAGACGCTCAATGCCGCCTAATGCTGCCGGCAGTTAAAGACAACAGCGGCAGCCATGGGTCACCCATCAGCGCCAAACTGGAGGGGATCTACTTCAGCTGCAACACAGAGTTCAACACAGGACAACCCCCCCAGGACTCCCCATATGGACCCTACCGCTTCCAG ATCCAAGCTGACGTCCTCTTTAACCACAACACCAACATCTACTTTGGGGATTTCTACTGCATGTACACGTCCTACCACTACATCATCCTGGTCCTGGCTCCTGACGGCTCCAAGGGAGACGTCTTCTGTAAAGGGAGGCTGCCGGTCCTGGACAGATCCAGCAACCGCCTCCTGACCTGCACCGAAGGGGAGGACGGCTCGCTGTCTTTTCATCACGCTCAGGACGTCATCCTGGAGGTGATATATACGGAGCCGGTGGATCTGTCTTTGGGAACCGTATCACAGATCAGTGGCCACCAGCTTATGAGTCTGTCCACCGTCAACGCCAAGAAAGACCCAAGCTGCAAGATCTGCAACATCAGTGTGGGACGTTAA
- the LOC130162973 gene encoding phytanoyl-CoA hydroxylase-interacting protein-like isoform X2 has translation MKTIRSFTAEHSAGFTDVSLSLHLMEPLHSSLNSPAVELKSLKLCDQGGAESADSGIGDADDLPVPQQIRISNITCDSFKISWDIDSRGQERITHYFIDLNKKENKKENKFKHKDVPTKLVAKAVPLPMTVRGHWFLSPRTEYTVAVQMAAKHPDGDYSVSQWSEVIEFCTADYSSVHLNQLLQKAEAIAGRMLPFTVFYRNQQREYFQQDRDAQCRLMLPAVKDNSGSHGSPISAKLEGIYFSCNTEFNTGQPPQDSPYGPYRFQIQADVLFNHNTNIYFGDFYCMYTSYHYIILVLAPDGSKGDVFCKGRLPVLDRSSNRLLTCTEGEDGSLSFHHAQDVILEVIYTEPVDLSLGTVSQISGHQLMSLSTVNAKKDPSCKICNISVGR, from the exons ATGAAAACTATCCGGAGCTTCACAGCAGAACATTCAGCTGGTTTCACTGACGTCTCACTGTCACTTCATCTGATGGAGCCTCTCCACAGCAGCCTGAACAGTCCAGCTGTGGAGCTGAAGAGTCTGAAGCTGTGTGACCAgggag gtgcagagtctgcagacagCGGCATCGGGGATGCGGACGACCTGCCAGTTCCTCAGCAGATCCGGATCAGTAACATCACCTGCGATTCATTCAAAATCAGCTGGGACATTGACAGCAGAGGCCAAGAGAGGATCACTCACTACTTCATCGACCTCAAcaagaaagagaacaagaagGAGAACAAGTTCAAACACAAG gatGTGCCAACTAAGCTGGTGGCGAAGGCGGTTCCCTTGCCGATGACAGTGAGAGGTCATTGGTTCCTGAGTCCTCGTACAGAGTACACGGTGGCCGTCCAGATGGCTGCCAAACATCCGGACGGAGACTACAGCGTTTCTCAGTGGAGCGAGGTCATCGAGTTCTGCACTGCAG ATTACTCCTCCGTCCATCtgaaccagctgctgcagaaagcCGAGGCCATCGCCGGCAGGATGCTGCCGTTCACTGTCTTCTACAGAAACCAGCAGAGGGAGTACTTCCAACaagacag AGACGCTCAATGCCGCCTAATGCTGCCGGCAGTTAAAGACAACAGCGGCAGCCATGGGTCACCCATCAGCGCCAAACTGGAGGGGATCTACTTCAGCTGCAACACAGAGTTCAACACAGGACAACCCCCCCAGGACTCCCCATATGGACCCTACCGCTTCCAG ATCCAAGCTGACGTCCTCTTTAACCACAACACCAACATCTACTTTGGGGATTTCTACTGCATGTACACGTCCTACCACTACATCATCCTGGTCCTGGCTCCTGACGGCTCCAAGGGAGACGTCTTCTGTAAAGGGAGGCTGCCGGTCCTGGACAGATCCAGCAACCGCCTCCTGACCTGCACCGAAGGGGAGGACGGCTCGCTGTCTTTTCATCACGCTCAGGACGTCATCCTGGAGGTGATATATACGGAGCCGGTGGATCTGTCTTTGGGAACCGTATCACAGATCAGTGGCCACCAGCTTATGAGTCTGTCCACCGTCAACGCCAAGAAAGACCCAAGCTGCAAGATCTGCAACATCAGTGTGGGACGTTAA